The DNA segment AAGGCATCGATGTAGCGTTTCCTGTTCTGCACGGAACATACGGCGAAGACGGAAAGGTTCAGGGCCTTCTTGAAATATTCGGTATCCCTTACACCGGTTGTGGCGTACAGGCTTCGGCCATAACCATGGACAAAGCCGTAACAAAAATCTGTGCGGCGGCGGCCGGACTGAACATTGCGGAATATATCACCGCATCGAGCAACGATTATCTCATTGATCCTTCCGCTATTCTCACCATGGTTGAGGAGTATTTCTCGCCGCCCTTCTTTGTGAAACCGGCAACTCTGGGTTCCTCGGTGGGCATTTCAAAAGTCCATGATATGGACACCTTACCGGAAGCCATCGAAGCAGCTTGCCGCCTTGATGAAAAAATCATCATAGAAAGAGCCGTCAACGGACGTGAAGTCGAAGTCGCTCTTCTCGGCAACGAAAACCCCATAGCATCCTGCGCTGGTGAAATCGAACCCGGTGGTGATTTTTATGACTATACAGACAAGTATATCGGTAACGCGGCAAAACTTCATATTCCAGCCAAGATCGATCAAAAGACCCATGCATCGCTGCAAGAATCGGCAATCAAAATCTACAAAGCCCTTGGCTGCAGCGGTATGGCCAGGGCCGACTTTTTTATTGAACACGATAGTGGCCGGCTCATTTTCAACGAGATCAATACAATCCCCGGATTCACCGGCATCAGTATGTACCCCATGTTGATGGAAAACAGTGGCATTGGTTTTACCGAGCTTGTCGACAAATTGCTGCAGTTTGCTTTGGAAAAAACCGTACCATAACCTAAACTTGGAATAGTCCTTCGATCATCGATCACCCCCTTTACTCTTTGCTTTTCGATAACTGAATACTATGGTAACCGATCCTCATCTTTTTTTTGCCGATGTCTCCCTCGACCTCTCAAGAGGCGAGTATTCTGCGGGAATGAAAAAACTCGAAGCTGAACGCGACAACTTTCAGGGTTCCTATACATTCCACCTCCTTCTCGGTAGAGCCCTGAAGGGAACTCAACGTTTTCGCGAAGCGCTAAACTCGCTGAAAACATGCTGCAGGATTGTACCGCACAATGAAGTGGCCTGGAAAGAATTAATCGAGGCACATTTTCTCCTCCTGCAGGCACCTTCCGACGAGCTGACTGCCGAACTTGAAGAGCTTTCGATCGCTCTGGCTGATTTTGAACCGCCGAAGGCATCCGAAACCAGCGACCCAACCCCGATGAACGAGCAAAAACAACCGTTTTCGGATGAAGAATTCATACCTGTCCCGACGGAAAGCCTTGCCACTATCTTTACGGAACAAGGGGCCTATAAAAAGGCGATAAAAATCTATACGGACCTCATGCAGCTCAATCCCCCCAAGGCGGAAACCTACAAGCAGGCAATTTCCTCACTTCTTGACAAACTGTAAGACAAATTTCCGGGTT comes from the Prosthecochloris marina genome and includes:
- a CDS encoding D-alanine--D-alanine ligase family protein, with the translated sequence MSDRVVALLFGGKSPEHEISIISAKAIAEHIDKQKYTIYPLYISQNGEWFMGRTAQEILDLDMSSLLKQHSLEETGYQLRNMTENRENDLFRFDFQQKGIDVAFPVLHGTYGEDGKVQGLLEIFGIPYTGCGVQASAITMDKAVTKICAAAAGLNIAEYITASSNDYLIDPSAILTMVEEYFSPPFFVKPATLGSSVGISKVHDMDTLPEAIEAACRLDEKIIIERAVNGREVEVALLGNENPIASCAGEIEPGGDFYDYTDKYIGNAAKLHIPAKIDQKTHASLQESAIKIYKALGCSGMARADFFIEHDSGRLIFNEINTIPGFTGISMYPMLMENSGIGFTELVDKLLQFALEKTVP